The following are encoded together in the Lactuca sativa cultivar Salinas chromosome 1, Lsat_Salinas_v11, whole genome shotgun sequence genome:
- the LOC111879297 gene encoding 2-oxoisovalerate dehydrogenase subunit alpha 2, mitochondrial — MASYFTKSKSSIMHNLKSKRFLMLGLINRTTSSSIGSSQFAHRLLHTISPPSLPAWSYASSSRINSSIVLTRCFASVAGGRRAHTATSVSDDVDQFSNEAPTREHLDFPGGKVKFTPKLTFTSKTIEERAHCYRVLNENGHIIPNSDSVQISKELAVKMYADMATLQVMDTIFYEAQRQGRISFYLTTIGEEAINIASAAALNINDFVFPQYREAGVLLWRGFTLQEFANQLFGNKYDYGKGRQMPIHYGSKKLNYITVSSTVGPQIPHAVGAAYSLKMDKKDACTVTYFGDGGTSTADFHAGLNFAAVMEAPVIFFCRNNGWAISTPISDQFRSDGIVVRGKAYGIPSIRVDGNDALAVYSAVHKARKMAIEEQTPVLIEAMTYRAGHHSTSDDSTKYRSVEEIEWWRGDQNPVKRFRKWIENEGWWNDEAESQHRSNIRKQLSQAIQAAEKVVKPPLGDLFSDVYDVIPKNLIDQEAFVRKSMDKHSQDYPSDVPV, encoded by the exons ATGGCTTCCTACTTCACAAAATCGAAATCTTCCATCATGCATAATCTCAAATCCAAGAGGTTTCTCATGTTAGGCTTAATCAATCGCACGACTTCCAGTTCCATTGGTAGTTCGCAGTTTGCTCATCGTCTTCTTCATACGATTTCACCTCCATCGTTACCTGCTTGGAGTTATGCGAGTTCGTCTCGGATTAATTCCTCCATTGTTTTAACTCGTTGTTTTGCTTCGGTCGCCGGAGGGAGAAGAGCGCATACGGCTACCAGTGTTAGCGACGACGTCGATCAG TTCTCTAATGAAGCTCCTACAAGGGAACACCTAGATTTTCCAGGTGGAAAAGTCAAGTTTACCCCCAAACTAACTTTCACATCAAAAACTATAGAGGAAAGGGCTCATTGTTATCGAGTGCTTAATGAAAATGGACATATAATCCCCAATAGTGATTCAGTTCAG ATCAGCAAAGAACTTGCTGTGAAAATGTATGCTGACATGGCAACACTGCAAGTTATGGATACTATTTTCTATGAGGCACAAAGACAAGGTAGAATATCATTTTATCTAACAACAATTGGTGAAGAGGCAATCAATATTGCATCAGCTGCAGCTCTTAACATTAATGACTTTGTCTTTCCTCAG TATAGGGAGGCTGGAGTTTTATTATGGAGAGGATTTACTTTACAAGAATTTGCAAATCAATTGTTTGGAAATAAATATGATTATGGAAAAGGGAGACAGATGCCTATTCATTATGGGTCTAAGAAGCTTAATTACATTACAGTTTCATCTACTGTAGG ACCACAGATTCCACATGCAGTAGGTGCTGCTTATTCTCTGAAGATGGATAAAAAAGATGCATGCACAGTTACTTATTTTGGTGATGGAGGCACTAGCAcg GCAGATTTCCATGCTGGATTAAACTTTGCTGCAGTTATGGAGGCTCCAGTAATTTTTTTCTGCAGAAACAATGGATGGGCTATTAGTACTCCAATCAGTGATCAGTTTagaa gtgaTGGAATTGTTGTAAGAGGGAAAGCATATGGAATTCCGAGCATTCGAGTAGATGGAAACGATGCTTTAGCAGTCTATTCAGCTGTTCATAAGGCACGCAAAATGGCTATTGAAGAACAAACACCTGTTTTAATTGAG GCGATGACATATAGAGCAGGACACCATTCGACATCAGACGACTCAACAAAGTATCGATCGGTTGAAGAAATCGAATGGTGGAGAGGTGATCAAAACCCTGTAAAGAGATTTAGAAAATGGATCGAAAATGAAGGTTGGTGGAATGATGAAGCCGAATCACAACACCGTAGCAACATAAGGAAACAG TTATCACAAGCAATTCAAGCGGCAGAGAAAGTAGTAAAGCCTCCACTTGGGGACCTTTTCAGTGACGTATATGATGTCATCCCTAAAAACCTTATCGATCAAGAGGCTTTTGTAAGAAAAAGTATGGACAAACATTCGCAAGATTATCCATCCGATGTTCCCGTGTAA